The following coding sequences lie in one Bartonella sp. DGB1 genomic window:
- a CDS encoding NUDIX hydrolase, protein MDKLYKNIISSKYISVENEYFLQVGAIAYKYINNKYEILLVTSKTSKRWIIPKGWPQKNKNLSESALQETIEEAGATGNITQIPVGHYYYEKLSRSKQKSKKIRLDVFGLEVTEIYQDWQERYQRCRQWFTADEAVLIIEQPELAQLVSDFFNDLEKTK, encoded by the coding sequence ATGGATAAACTATATAAAAATATAATTAGCTCAAAATATATTTCAGTAGAAAATGAATATTTTCTACAAGTAGGGGCTATTGCTTATAAATACATCAACAATAAATATGAAATTTTATTAGTTACAAGTAAAACTAGTAAAAGGTGGATAATACCTAAAGGCTGGCCTCAAAAAAATAAAAATCTCTCAGAGTCAGCCTTACAAGAGACAATAGAAGAAGCTGGAGCGACAGGAAACATAACACAAATACCAGTCGGACATTATTATTATGAAAAATTATCCCGCAGCAAACAAAAATCTAAAAAAATACGATTAGATGTCTTTGGCTTAGAAGTTACAGAAATCTACCAAGACTGGCAAGAACGATATCAACGTTGTCGACAATGGTTCACTGCAGACGAAGCAGTCTTAATAATTGAACAACCAGAATTAGCTCAACTTGTCTCAGACTTTTTTAATGATTTAGAAAAAACAAAATAA
- the gpt gene encoding xanthine phosphoribosyltransferase — protein MIDKSYHVSWDQFHRDSRALAWRISSLKKNWAAVVSIARGGLVPAAIVCRELGIRVIENISIASYHDETIQGDLEILKDVNDDIKKTKGENVLVIDDLSDTGNTLKLIKEILPLAHFATVYAKPAGKNTVDTFITEVSQDTWIYFPWDLGFSYQEPIEKTYKE, from the coding sequence CGCGCCTTAGCATGGAGAATCTCCAGCTTGAAAAAAAATTGGGCCGCCGTTGTCTCAATTGCTAGAGGTGGATTAGTACCTGCGGCTATAGTTTGCCGCGAATTAGGCATAAGAGTTATTGAAAATATTAGTATTGCCTCTTATCATGATGAGACGATACAAGGAGATCTAGAAATATTAAAAGATGTAAATGATGACATCAAAAAAACTAAAGGAGAGAATGTCCTAGTTATTGATGATTTATCAGACACAGGTAACACCTTAAAGTTAATCAAAGAAATATTACCACTAGCACATTTTGCTACAGTTTACGCAAAACCAGCAGGAAAAAATACAGTAGATACTTTTATAACCGAAGTTAGCCAAGATACTTGGATTTATTTTCCATGGGATCTAGGATTCAGCTATCAAGAACCAATCGAAAAAACCTACAAAGAATAA